A genomic region of Capnocytophaga canimorsus contains the following coding sequences:
- a CDS encoding TolC family protein, protein MKRFFFISLSLIAVGVQAQSLSFSEALDNMYNGNQKRKGMEKQSQAADFGAKAFQGLYFPQISLNASYVHMSDHLYLDFNEYRNRFGTHFQQSPLLKLPGFKEFLMPYFQQDWKYQFQNQNIGKFSLDVKWPIFTGGKIRAAVAAGKIQSEIARIESQKTESKLISELAERYFQTQLANAAFQVRKQALQTAENHLYNAQKLEANGMLAPVEAMQAQTAVADAQREVMAAEKDIQLAKTALYGVMGNTEDDFTELSTPLFEVTPLESLVYYQKAAKENFPEIVQAKLKKALAQQNLKVQKSNYLPDVALMGKKYLWKENLPITEPDNWVVGVGLQWDIFKGLQNKHHTQQAKALSESVDLLTAQAEKDIQTLVKKYYTEIEKQREQLQSLEKSLEFAQELIRVRNKAFTEGFGTSTDVADANLYRAAIQIKRYQALFEMDKTLAQLLEICGLSHKFVQYIP, encoded by the coding sequence ATGAAACGATTCTTTTTCATAAGTTTATCCCTTATTGCTGTTGGTGTTCAAGCTCAAAGTCTTTCTTTTTCAGAAGCTTTGGACAATATGTACAACGGCAATCAAAAGCGTAAGGGAATGGAAAAACAAAGCCAAGCCGCTGATTTTGGTGCAAAAGCTTTTCAAGGGCTGTATTTTCCGCAGATTAGTCTCAATGCAAGTTACGTTCATATGAGTGACCATTTGTATTTGGACTTTAATGAATACCGCAACCGTTTTGGGACACATTTCCAGCAAAGTCCACTTTTAAAACTGCCTGGTTTCAAAGAATTTCTGATGCCTTATTTTCAACAAGATTGGAAATATCAGTTTCAAAATCAGAATATTGGTAAATTTTCGTTGGATGTTAAATGGCCTATTTTTACTGGAGGAAAAATACGCGCTGCAGTTGCTGCGGGTAAAATTCAATCCGAAATTGCTCGAATAGAATCTCAAAAAACTGAAAGTAAACTTATTTCGGAATTGGCGGAACGTTATTTCCAAACGCAATTAGCTAATGCTGCCTTTCAGGTACGAAAACAAGCGTTGCAAACCGCTGAAAATCATTTGTACAACGCTCAAAAACTTGAAGCAAATGGTATGTTAGCCCCTGTTGAAGCAATGCAAGCACAAACTGCCGTTGCCGATGCTCAACGCGAAGTGATGGCAGCGGAAAAAGACATACAATTAGCAAAGACGGCTTTGTATGGCGTTATGGGAAATACAGAAGATGATTTTACCGAGCTTTCCACACCGCTCTTTGAGGTAACTCCGCTTGAATCTTTGGTGTATTATCAGAAGGCAGCTAAGGAGAATTTTCCTGAAATTGTACAAGCAAAGCTCAAAAAGGCGTTGGCACAACAAAACTTGAAAGTACAAAAGTCCAACTATCTACCCGATGTGGCTTTAATGGGGAAAAAATATTTGTGGAAAGAAAATTTACCCATAACTGAACCCGATAATTGGGTAGTAGGGGTTGGTCTGCAATGGGATATTTTTAAAGGATTACAAAATAAGCATCATACCCAACAGGCGAAAGCTTTGAGCGAAAGTGTCGATTTACTTACCGCTCAAGCCGAGAAAGATATTCAAACTTTGGTCAAAAAGTACTACACCGAAATTGAAAAACAACGCGAACAATTACAAAGTTTGGAGAAAAGCCTTGAGTTTGCTCAAGAGTTAATACGGGTTAGAAACAAAGCCTTTACCGAAGGATTTGGCACTTCTACCGATGTAGCTGATGCTAATTTATATCGGGCGGCGATTCAAATAAAACGCTATCAGGCTCTGTTTGAAATGGATAAAACTTTGGCACAATTATTAGAAATTTGTGGACTGAGCCATAAGTTTGTGCAATATATTCCTTAA
- a CDS encoding NAD(P)H-dependent glycerol-3-phosphate dehydrogenase — translation MEKKIKFSVIGGGSWATALAKVLSENHTEICWYMRNEAAVQHLKEYKHNPNYLSGVEFDVKKIRLTTDINEAVAYGDYLVFVIPSAFLFSELEKLNLPLHNKVIFSAIKGIVPQTELIVGEHFHKKHQVPFENIGVIAGPCHAEEVALERLSYLTIACADPEKAKIFAQALTTNFIKTKISDDVIGTEYGAMLKNIYAIAAGIAHGLGYGDNYQSVLMSNAIREMRRYIKRIHKIKRNINNSAYLGDLLVTGYSTFSRNRMFGNMIGKGYTVKSAFMEMNMVAEGYYAVKSAYKINQNHARKSRTPILDAVYEILYLNKNARKVFTRLNEELD, via the coding sequence GGTATATGCGTAATGAAGCAGCTGTACAGCATCTTAAAGAGTACAAGCATAATCCCAATTACCTCAGCGGAGTTGAGTTTGATGTAAAAAAAATACGTCTAACCACCGATATTAACGAAGCAGTTGCCTATGGTGATTATTTGGTATTTGTTATTCCTTCTGCTTTTTTATTTTCTGAACTAGAAAAACTCAACCTTCCTTTACACAATAAGGTCATATTTTCGGCAATTAAAGGTATTGTTCCACAGACAGAACTTATCGTAGGAGAACATTTTCACAAAAAACACCAAGTGCCTTTTGAAAATATTGGCGTAATTGCAGGTCCCTGCCACGCCGAAGAAGTTGCCTTAGAACGGCTTTCGTACTTGACCATTGCTTGTGCTGACCCCGAAAAAGCAAAAATTTTTGCCCAAGCACTTACTACAAATTTTATAAAAACTAAAATCTCTGATGATGTTATCGGTACAGAATACGGAGCAATGCTCAAAAATATCTATGCCATAGCCGCAGGAATCGCACACGGATTGGGTTATGGCGATAACTACCAAAGTGTACTAATGAGTAATGCCATTCGTGAAATGCGCCGTTACATTAAACGTATTCATAAAATCAAACGTAACATCAATAATTCGGCCTATTTGGGCGATTTGTTAGTTACGGGGTATTCCACATTCAGCAGAAACCGAATGTTTGGTAATATGATTGGTAAGGGTTATACGGTAAAAAGCGCCTTTATGGAAATGAATATGGTTGCCGAGGGGTACTATGCGGTTAAAAGTGCATACAAAATCAACCAAAATCACGCACGAAAAAGTAGAACCCCTATTTTAGATGCCGTTTATGAGATTTTATATCTGAATAAAAACGCACGGAAAGTATTTACACGACTCAATGAAGAGTTGGATTAA
- a CDS encoding ABC transporter permease, translating into MRRIKSRIYIDSQAYMKSLLWEWKYIFRDKAVLFSFLGVSLIVPFLYTFVYSHETLEKLPIGVVDNDNSGNSRQLLRMMDGSSQVTIFQSYPDLIEARQSFDRQEIRGVVVIPDNFSQLLQRGEQPFISVYADASYLLYYKQILTAVKTSAAYLNAGIQIKKESAQGKLPTQARNDSVAVSAKTVSLYNPSSGYATFLIPVVLVIIFQTCILTSIGILGGTMREGKKLRKLYPHSDNFLGTLPIVMGKATTYLVLGLAILLVMLGVVMPVFNIPMRNNLLTVVVFMIPFLLSLVYLGIFLLNFFKHREDAIMLIMYTSIPALLITGISWPTTSIPNWIQVISYLVPSTIGAKGFVSLTQMGASAQTIQFYWVGMWLVCLFYLLLAVLSMKRMYLREK; encoded by the coding sequence ATGAGAAGAATTAAAAGTAGAATTTATATTGATTCGCAAGCATATATGAAATCGTTGCTTTGGGAATGGAAATATATTTTTAGAGATAAAGCGGTACTGTTTTCATTTTTAGGAGTTTCACTTATTGTTCCTTTTTTATACACCTTTGTGTATTCGCACGAAACTTTGGAAAAATTGCCTATCGGAGTGGTAGATAATGACAATTCGGGAAATAGTAGGCAGTTACTGCGAATGATGGACGGTAGTAGCCAAGTAACTATATTTCAATCTTATCCTGATTTAATAGAGGCTCGTCAATCTTTTGACAGACAAGAAATTCGAGGAGTTGTGGTCATTCCTGATAATTTCTCTCAATTATTGCAAAGAGGGGAGCAACCTTTTATATCTGTTTATGCAGATGCTTCTTATTTACTGTATTACAAACAAATACTTACTGCGGTAAAAACCTCAGCAGCTTATTTGAATGCAGGCATACAGATTAAAAAAGAATCGGCACAAGGTAAGTTGCCCACACAAGCGCGTAATGATAGTGTTGCTGTTTCTGCAAAAACAGTAAGTTTGTATAATCCTTCTTCGGGTTATGCTACTTTTTTAATTCCTGTGGTTTTAGTTATTATTTTTCAGACTTGTATTTTAACCTCAATAGGAATTTTGGGTGGAACAATGCGTGAAGGGAAAAAACTGCGTAAGCTATATCCACATTCTGATAATTTTTTAGGAACTTTACCTATAGTGATGGGAAAAGCAACCACATATTTGGTTTTGGGTTTAGCCATTTTATTAGTGATGCTTGGCGTGGTAATGCCAGTATTTAATATTCCGATGCGTAATAATTTACTTACGGTAGTGGTATTTATGATTCCATTTTTACTTTCGCTAGTGTATTTGGGTATATTTTTGCTTAATTTTTTCAAGCACCGCGAAGATGCTATTATGCTGATTATGTACACTTCCATTCCGGCTTTACTCATCACTGGAATATCTTGGCCTACCACTTCTATACCCAATTGGATACAGGTAATAAGCTATTTAGTACCCTCAACAATAGGGGCAAAAGGCTTTGTGTCGCTTACTCAAATGGGAGCATCAGCTCAAACCATTCAATTTTATTGGGTAGGAATGTGGCTGGTTTGTTTATTCTATTTGTTACTAGCGGTACTCTCAATGAAACGAATGTATCTGCGCGAAAAATAA
- a CDS encoding Crp/Fnr family transcriptional regulator → MKASEFLKENGFSQDTIEKILQCGKVILLKKGEFFLRENQVSHNIGFVLNGLLYSYYTDREAVKRIYRFYYQPRYHLMLDYESFLENTPSSLNIEVLEDAEVFLLERAVFDEICLEVPEFARLYQQEISQMLVRTLRIIRVFQSGSTHERLRLLKQTCPELFLKVPYSYLASYLGIHRNTFTELLKKV, encoded by the coding sequence AAGCCAGTGAATTTTTGAAAGAAAACGGTTTTTCTCAAGATACTATTGAAAAAATCCTGCAATGTGGAAAAGTAATCTTGCTAAAAAAAGGCGAATTTTTCTTACGTGAAAACCAAGTTAGCCATAATATAGGATTTGTTTTGAATGGTTTGCTCTACAGCTATTATACTGATCGAGAAGCAGTCAAACGCATTTATCGGTTTTATTACCAACCAAGATACCATTTGATGCTTGATTACGAAAGCTTTCTGGAAAACACCCCTTCTTCCTTAAATATAGAAGTGTTGGAAGATGCTGAAGTTTTTTTATTGGAACGTGCCGTTTTTGATGAAATATGCCTTGAAGTTCCAGAGTTTGCCAGACTTTATCAGCAAGAAATTTCTCAAATGTTGGTTCGCACTTTAAGAATTATTCGTGTTTTTCAATCGGGAAGTACTCACGAAAGATTGCGGTTGCTTAAACAAACCTGTCCGGAGCTTTTTCTGAAAGTTCCGTATTCGTATTTAGCTTCTTATTTAGGGATTCATCGTAATACATTTACCGAACTCTTAAAGAAAGTATAA
- a CDS encoding HlyD family secretion protein translates to MRQNILSIVIAFLVFGTVIGLSIWFFASSEPDYLQGQVEARQINVAPKVPGRVKTIYKKEGEYVKAGELLLELESTELDAKLAQAQAAKSAALAQSNKAQRGARSEQIQGAYNLWQQAKVAAELAEKTYQRVSNLYQDKVLPAQKKDEAYTQMIALQKQEQAALSQYEMAKNGARSEDKEAASALVAQAQGVITEVEAYKEGAKVFAPADAEIQSIIPNEGEIVNAGYPVMNLIDTNDQWVVFNIREDKMKQYKIGNKFKGIVPALGNQQIEMEVKHIAVQADFATWTATKAKGDFDRKTFAIKAYPTAKIADLRPGMSVLIVE, encoded by the coding sequence ATGAGACAAAATATATTAAGTATTGTTATTGCCTTCTTGGTTTTTGGAACTGTAATTGGTTTATCTATTTGGTTTTTTGCAAGTTCCGAGCCTGATTATTTACAAGGACAAGTGGAAGCTCGGCAAATTAACGTTGCACCAAAAGTTCCTGGTAGGGTAAAAACTATTTACAAAAAGGAAGGGGAATATGTAAAGGCAGGAGAATTGCTATTGGAGTTGGAAAGCACTGAATTAGATGCCAAATTGGCTCAGGCACAAGCTGCAAAATCAGCGGCTTTAGCACAATCCAATAAAGCACAAAGAGGAGCGCGTTCCGAACAAATTCAAGGAGCGTATAACCTTTGGCAACAAGCTAAAGTTGCGGCCGAATTGGCAGAAAAAACCTATCAAAGAGTTAGTAATTTGTACCAAGACAAAGTGCTTCCAGCGCAGAAAAAAGATGAGGCTTATACTCAAATGATTGCTTTGCAAAAACAAGAACAAGCCGCACTATCGCAATATGAAATGGCTAAAAATGGAGCTCGTAGTGAAGATAAAGAAGCTGCTTCGGCATTGGTGGCTCAAGCTCAAGGGGTAATTACCGAAGTGGAAGCCTATAAAGAAGGTGCTAAGGTTTTTGCTCCTGCTGATGCTGAAATACAAAGCATTATTCCTAATGAAGGAGAGATTGTTAATGCTGGATATCCGGTAATGAACCTCATTGATACTAATGACCAATGGGTGGTTTTCAATATCCGTGAAGACAAGATGAAGCAGTACAAAATAGGCAACAAATTCAAAGGAATTGTTCCTGCTTTAGGCAATCAGCAAATCGAAATGGAGGTAAAACATATTGCTGTACAGGCTGATTTTGCCACGTGGACTGCCACCAAAGCAAAGGGCGATTTTGACCGAAAAACGTTTGCTATTAAAGCATATCCTACAGCAAAAATAGCTGATTTACGTCCTGGAATGAGTGTTTTAATAGTGGAATAA
- a CDS encoding ABC transporter permease, protein MKSNFLSVFKYELKGLLLSPKRLFYVLVFPLMLFGFLSALFHQGVPRDLPMALLDEDQSQLSAQLIRALDATPSMKMSVNVTDEHQAQKLIQQQKVYGFVRIPKEFQSKILQGKGQEVICYTNNQFILTAGLIQKDFQVVIGMFSAGISVKQKTQKGVQVQKALSEAQPVRVDEHALFNPFSNNAFYLLTALFPMMLQMIVIMITMYVLGVDFKYNQGKRWLHRAGGNHKVALLGKVLPYTLVLFFVAWCMNFLLFKWIGTPLQVSMLSVMIISFLLVLVYQVIGFLLISFIPDFRGALTIGSGFTAIAFSFAAYTFPIEGLPTSMQLLADIFPFTHFTEYFVNRAVKGIPFIFTWKPLLVLTGYLLLLVMAYPRFVKRIEKGGYEKN, encoded by the coding sequence ATGAAATCGAATTTTCTATCTGTTTTCAAATACGAACTCAAAGGCTTATTGCTGTCGCCTAAACGCTTATTTTATGTTTTGGTGTTTCCGTTGATGCTTTTTGGTTTTTTGAGTGCTTTGTTTCATCAGGGGGTGCCACGTGATTTGCCTATGGCTTTGCTTGATGAAGATCAAAGTCAGCTTTCGGCACAACTTATTCGTGCTTTGGATGCTACTCCTTCTATGAAAATGTCTGTTAATGTGACTGATGAGCATCAAGCCCAAAAACTAATACAACAACAGAAAGTATATGGTTTTGTGCGTATTCCGAAAGAATTTCAGAGCAAAATTTTGCAAGGAAAGGGGCAAGAAGTCATTTGTTATACTAATAATCAGTTTATATTGACAGCTGGACTTATACAGAAAGATTTTCAAGTAGTTATAGGAATGTTTTCGGCAGGAATTTCGGTAAAACAAAAAACACAGAAAGGTGTACAGGTGCAAAAAGCACTTTCAGAGGCGCAACCTGTGCGCGTGGACGAACACGCTTTGTTTAATCCGTTTTCAAACAATGCTTTCTATCTGCTTACGGCTCTTTTTCCGATGATGTTGCAAATGATTGTTATTATGATTACAATGTACGTTTTAGGAGTAGATTTCAAATACAATCAAGGAAAAAGATGGTTACACCGTGCTGGAGGAAACCATAAGGTAGCGTTACTGGGAAAAGTACTTCCTTACACTTTGGTATTGTTTTTCGTGGCTTGGTGTATGAATTTTTTACTTTTTAAATGGATAGGCACTCCGTTACAGGTAAGTATGTTGAGTGTTATGATAATCAGTTTTTTACTAGTACTGGTTTATCAAGTAATCGGTTTTTTACTCATCAGTTTCATTCCTGATTTTCGTGGAGCCTTAACTATTGGTAGCGGATTTACAGCTATTGCTTTTTCATTTGCTGCTTATACTTTCCCTATTGAAGGATTGCCCACCAGTATGCAACTTTTAGCGGATATTTTTCCGTTCACACACTTTACCGAATATTTTGTTAACCGAGCAGTTAAAGGAATTCCTTTTATATTCACTTGGAAACCTTTATTAGTACTGACAGGATATTTATTATTGCTTGTAATGGCATATCCACGATTTGTAAAACGCATTGAAAAGGGAGGTTATGAGAAGAATTAA